The genomic region CCGAATCGGCCGCATCGTCCGTGGCAACAACCTCTCCATCAAAGACGCCGGCATCTCCTCTAATCACCTCTCCATCGACTCggagtcttcttcttcttcttcttcattcgGATCCGGGTCGGGAAAATGGACCATCCGCGACCTCGACTCCTCCAATGGCACTCTCCTAAACGGTATCGAGCTCCAACCAAACACTCCTCACGATCTCTCCGACGGCGATTCGATCACGATCGGCGAGTTTACTTCTATCCTTGTGAATTTCAACAACGATGAGAGCCGACTCAGACGGAACCCTAGGCGCCGAGCCGCTGAGAAGGAACCGGTTGCAGAGAAACGCGGACGGAATGTTAGGGTTTTGGAgagcgaagaagaagaagaagaagcagaggaATCAGAGAAAGAGAAACCGGTAAGGCAAATGAGTACGCGGCGGACTCGGAGTGCGAGAAATGTTCGTGGATCGGAGAATGTCGAAGCTGTAGAAAAGAAACTGGTACCGGTTCGGCAAAGGAGTACGCGGCGAACTCAGAGCGCGAAGGCTGTGGCTTTGGACTCAATGCTGGAGAATATTCCGGAGAATTCGGAAGCAGAGAATGtagttgttgatgatgatgatgatgatgatgataaggaGGGGTTTGATCTGGAGACGAGGACGTTTGGGGAGTGGATTGATTATTTGGAAATGCATTTGCCGAAACAGATAATCGACGCGACTGAGGAGATGATTGAAGGTATGAAACGGAAAGCTGAGCGAGTTTGCGAGTACATGTTGGAGCAGAGGAATGTGAAGGGCAAAAGTACCGGTGGGATAGAGCGGGAGTCGCGGTAAATTGCGTATTGTAAATTGACTATGCAGTTTTTGTGTTGATGTTTAGAATTGTATATGATATATTTAGTTGGTGATCTAGTGCTCGGAGTCATTGGTTTCGTTAGATGAGAGTTCCAAGTCTATTGGGTAATATAGTTTAGTAGTAGAAGTTGGTCTCAATGTAGGAATTTAGGGGCTTCGATAAGACTGCATTAGACAATCGTTGGATCAGTGAGGTGCGGCTGTGGAGGGTTTTTCTGGAACTTATGTTAGGTGCTTGCAAGGCCCTTTAGGTCCTAACATGACTGGCATTTGAACAGGATTCTTTGGCATTTGAACAGGAATATGGTCCTTCTATGTGAGGTATTCAATCTTCAATATGTATTCTAGAGAATCTTTTTGTGTCCTCTTAggttcaaaatccaaaattttggttaaaCTTCCTGATATTGGTGATTCAATATTCACAATGTAGTGTTGAACTTCTGATCTACAGAGACTGGGTGCTTGCaaatagtttctttttttgtaccCGGCTCTCCTACTAAAACATGACTTTTCATATTGTTTAAAGTGATATCTGTCTCTCAACTAAAACTTGATTCTTCGTTTGATTGGTGGTATGTGTTCTCCATGctatttattatttagataGCCAGTTTGAAGAGGATTGCTTGGACTTTTATTGGAAATGCTTTTCTTCAGGGCCTTCAAAAATCAATTTGTACCATGTTCATACTTATAGAAATCTGTTTTACCTCCATTTTTCTTCGTAGTTCCTGGTTATATGTTATGGGTACTTGTGCTCAGAACTTTATAAATTTACAGCATACTCCATAACTttaatttggtgattttgtttgcCAATAAGTTAGGgttgattaattaaaattgatagaTTTGGTTAATGAAAGACTTCTATATGTAGagtgttttcttatttttctctcccttaTAATATTCTTCATGGTAGTATTAGTCAAAGGCGAGCCAGGCTCTCGCCTAGGCACCTGGGCAAGGCAAAGGCGCCACTAAGGCGCCTTAAAGGCTATAAGGCAAGGCGTCCACCTTTAGAACCTACTGCCTTTTTGTCGCCTCACGCCTCGGGCGATACAAGGCCTTGGAGCCTTAAGGTTGCCTTTCGCCTTTAACATGTTATTGTTCCCAGCCTGTGGACAGATTTAATCTCAACTTCTCACCTCTTTGCAACCCAAGtcaaactttcttttttaatctatcAAAACCTAAAACCATAGATATATTCCCTAGCCTTTTGCCGCTGATTAACCAAAGTAGCAAACCTTAATTTGACAGGAACCATACATAGACTGGTTTTATATAAATCTATTCTACATCACTAGGTGATCTGTTATCCCGTTTATTATTCATTCCAGCCTTAGGAATTCTTAGCAAGATGCTGAGTAGTGAAGTAGAAGGGGGTTTGTCATTTGGTTTTCAAGTTGGGGGTGGGAGGAATTCTGTGTGTTTTTCATCTACCTTTTTGTGGACACCATCCTTTTCTGTGATGCAAATGCTTATAAATTTTTATCTATCAGGTCTGTTCGCTTATGTTTTGAAGCAATTTTGGGCTTGAGGCTAACCTACTAATCAGCACCAAGTGAGATAGTAAACTTAGGAATCAACACCTGGAGTTGGCAactaaattttcttcttcagaAACTTGTCTCCATAGGAGCATAATAACATACTTATATAGACTTGTAGGACCGAACCTTAATTCTGACATAGGAAATCCTAATCCATTGAATTACGAAAACACCCTTTACtctagaaaatgaaataaaatactagtaacctaattaactaataagattcaaaataaaattcaattggCAATAAACATATAGTTGacttctaaaattaaataaactaaattaaaatagattttttttgtgcttCCCGCATCAAAAGGGTCTTTCTTTTGGATTTGTTAAATTTATGGTTGGGAATAGTAGGAGAGTTTGCTTTTGGAATGACATGTGGATTGGCAGTGTCGCTCTCTCAAAAGAATCTAACAGTGGataatgtcaatttttttttttgattattgtGAATTGTTGTTGTATATGTAAGTCTAGTGGAGATTTGGTTCATATTTCTTCCTTGCCATTAGTTGCTAGAGAGTCGTGGTATGCCTTATCTCTCTTTAGGGTTTACAAGGTTATGCCTGTGAAGGTTTTTGACATATTTCTCTgtttgggtttgtttggatgTCATTGTAATGATCTAGATAGATTGCTTTAATGCTGTTGATGCCTGTGAAGGTTATTCATGTTTTCCTATTTCCCGCAACAGTAGGAAAATAAGAGCTCtaatgttgttttgttttttacgCTTAAgctcaaatatttatttttgagatcaTCATATGAGTGGATGAGTCTGGCTGCATCCAGGTTTCTTTAATAGACCCATTGAATATCTTATGTATTCTTTAGGTGAGCATTTTGTATAGATCCCATATACTTcagctctttcttttttcctaataaaattttagaattacttcaaaacaaaaaatgtatgTTAGGTCAATAATTGGTCAAATGGAGAAGGCTTTCTGTTTTTGGTGTGTCGCTATTTAGAAATGGCACAAGGGGATGGTCTGTGCCATCAACTTAGAGGAGGTACTTTATATGCTCAAGCGGTTgatttagtaaaaatatttagGGCTCCATGTGATAAAACCCTTCTTACTTAATTATGGTCCTCATTGACTTGCTTATTCAACACTTC from Castanea sativa cultivar Marrone di Chiusa Pesio chromosome 11, ASM4071231v1 harbors:
- the LOC142617550 gene encoding FHA domain-containing protein At4g14490; this encodes MDPPPLKLVIVHGPRQGESLEFRPGSRIRIGRIVRGNNLSIKDAGISSNHLSIDSESSSSSSSFGSGSGKWTIRDLDSSNGTLLNGIELQPNTPHDLSDGDSITIGEFTSILVNFNNDESRLRRNPRRRAAEKEPVAEKRGRNVRVLESEEEEEEAEESEKEKPVRQMSTRRTRSARNVRGSENVEAVEKKLVPVRQRSTRRTQSAKAVALDSMLENIPENSEAENVVVDDDDDDDDKEGFDLETRTFGEWIDYLEMHLPKQIIDATEEMIEGMKRKAERVCEYMLEQRNVKGKSTGGIERESR